Proteins encoded in a region of the Qingrenia yutianensis genome:
- a CDS encoding HU family DNA-binding protein, translating to MNRTELVAAMAEKAGVSKKDADNILKAFIDTVESAVKADDKVQLVGFGTFESRERAAREGKNPRTGEKITIAASKVPAFKAGKAFKDLLK from the coding sequence ATGAATAGAACAGAATTAGTAGCTGCAATGGCAGAGAAAGCAGGCGTATCAAAGAAAGATGCAGACAACATATTGAAAGCATTTATTGATACGGTTGAAAGTGCCGTTAAAGCGGATGACAAGGTTCAGCTTGTGGGATTCGGCACATTTGAGTCTCGTGAAAGAGCGGCTCGTGAAGGCAAAAATCCGAGAACGGGCGAGAAAATCACGATAGCGGCTTCAAAAGTCCCGGCATTTAAGGCCGGTAAAGCATTTAAGGACTTGCTTAAATAA